The following DNA comes from Solea solea chromosome 6, fSolSol10.1, whole genome shotgun sequence.
AGCTAGCAAGCTTTAGGTTAtctaaaatatgacattctggaaaacacatttatctatTTAGCTAGGTAGTTAAAAAGTGAGCTTAAAGATTACTGACAACATATTTAGCAATCTATTTGAAAGTTAGCTCAAAGATGACATTctggaaaacacatttatctatCTAGCTGGCTAGCTGAACGTTAGCAGAAATATGACTTTCCTGTTAACATATCTATTCATGTTCCTTGTTATAATAAAGTGCTTTaccaataaaaacaagttaaaagacataaaacacaaaaaaaaacatgagcagGATCAACctgaacaaacaataaaaatctgTAAATACAGAACGATAAATAAAGCTAATGACCACATCTGTagatatattttttacttttaaaacaaatgatagGTTCAGATTTAGGAGAATAAAATGGCCAGAAAATAGActggattaaaaaacaacaaaacagagttattttattgtttacattagcaaaacaaaaatcacagttAAAAACCAGCATCATTGGTACGAACATGAAACTtttacacaatcacacactaaaaacatgcaggttcACTGACCTGAAGCACAAAGCAGAgttttaatgacacacacacacacacacatatgtatatatatatatatatatatgtttgtttgtatcttATCGCTTCATTTCTGTTAACGAACATTCAAACAATTCCTCACATTCATcattgtttcacatttaaactattttatttttcagtcaaaTGTAAAAACACGTGTTTTCATCGTAAGTTTCGCAGTTTCACACTGTTCACAGTCACTGTGCTCTTCACAACACGAGGAAGACCTCTAATCTTTATTCATCTGAATTCATCTCTGATTCATCTTTAATCAAACAGGGAAtacaatgtaataataattataacatgGATCTTAAACAGGctgtaattttgtttttaaaaaatcaaagagaatttcctctttttgttaCTAATCCTTAGTCCTGAAAACGTGTGAAAGTACAaattattcaaaacaaaacaactttgacctctgacctcatgcACCAAAGGAATTCAACATCTGACCTCATGGGAGTTCgtataaatactactttttacatttaatgtcttAAAATGACATTCTAATAGATTTAAATCTCATAATTTCACTCTATAATTATGGAGAATTATGGCCATATGTGAAAACGATTTTGTAAACAAAAGTCATCATTTTAGGGGAAAGTCAATCAAttctttatatttgttttgtttgtttttaaaagatatattcacatgtggccctaatcctcttcagTAGATATTTCACCCCAACAGCCCCACGAACACAGGGTGAAATATCGCTTATGACCTTATTAAATATGCGTCTATTCCATTCAGAATTATGTTTTTACAATTGTAAAGTCTGTATATCATGATATTGCGTGAGAGACACTGCTGTGATGGCGCCACCTGCTGCattatgtgtttattgtgtACATTCACTGGGTCTTGGAGTAAAATGCTACTGCTGTGTGTTATATTTGTGCATATATACtttctttgtatttatatattatgatatctatctatctctatatAAAGAGTAgaactttttttgttcttttttagtATGTTTGATCTTTACTGGATTTGGGTAACCCTGGATCCCTTTTTTTCCAAAGTGATTAATGAGTTTAATCTCAGGGTCAACAGTCTGCACTGCAgctgaagtgtccttgagtAAGAGTTCTGAATCCCGAACAGCGCCCGGCACACACTGTGACCTTTGAACTCCTCTTGCAAGACGCAAATCTTTCAAAGTAAGGAAACGTTGCGCTCACGAGACGGACGCAAAGACACGAATGGACACAACACAAACGAGTTAAAGTGACAAACAAGAGTCTGAAGATATCACAGATTTTAAGATCTTCTACAGTCAGACGTCTGAGCTCCAGTGTTCTGCTGCGTCGACCACGCCCACCTCCACACAAAGACTACGTCTGTGCTTAATCCTAATTCAGATGTTTTTAATCCTCTCAGTTTTCAGGTTCAAAAAAGTTGAGATAAAGTCATTAATATTTATACATTCCACTGtgacatttataatttatacaaATTTAACAAAATGTGTAGGAGTGTGGACGATTTCTCCTCCTCATCgtgagtgtttttaataaacatacGATTCTCAGAAACGGAAACGAGAATCGACCGCGTAAAACAACATGTTCTCGCCCTGGAACTCCACGTCCTCGTCTGGTTTCTCGTTTCTACTCCGACCTCCATGACCTTTGTGAAAAAGCTAAAAGAGTGTAGTGTTTGAAATCTACTGGGAAAATGAGTCTGATACGAGTGTCGTTCTGGAGAAGAGTTGATCCAAAACTCTCACGTTTATCCTCTCAGAGGACGACTGTGcgtctcctctccctccttctttGTCCTCACAAGGACTTTCCACGACATCCGAGAACTGCTCCACCGACAATCCTCGATATAAATAGACTATTTCTCTGGTAACAGAGTCGACAGAATAAAGATTGATTTCCCGTGTCTTTAACCGGAACATGATTTTagtctcttctctcttctgtcGTTGTCTGCTCTGGTTTTTGGTTTAATGAACTTGTGAGTTCATTAAAGAGTCAAAGCTCAGACTTTCAACCTacttttcttctctgtctcttgtcATTTTTACAGTTTGACTCCGTTAATGTAAACACAGAACGTCAGGTTGCTCAAATGTTCAAAATCAGTTCTTCATTATTCACCAGTGGAGATTTGTATCGAGCAAGATACAAAATTCACTTCAGTTGTTGGAGCTGAAATGTTTGAATTTGGGTGAAAAGTTTGCAATGACTGTGTTTTCAATCAGAAATTCTCCTGTAACATAAAATATATCGTCCATTTTTctctaaatgtatttaaatttaaacacaattaaaattgaCTGACGTTGTAAACCGAGTGAGAAGCAGACGCTCATTTTCCTATTGACTTTACATTAAATCAGAGTTCCTTCTGCAACCAGCcaagttgccccctggtggctatttagTGTATTTTCACTTCCTACTTGGCTTCAGGAAGAACTAAAGAGAACCAAACCAAACCTACGCAAattcgccccctagtggctaaatgctacttcctgggcttcacttttttacattttacagtttataGTGAAACCAAAAAAACGTCTTTGTGAAAATATGTGTTGTGTCATTCATGCTAATGGTCACACTTGAATGTAGCTAAGTTAGCCTCAGGTAATCAGTGGCAGTGTTTACACACATAATGTGAGTTTACttttatagcacatttaaatgttgtatttatatataagtaGAGTTACAGTATAACAGGGCTGTAACTCAATTGTTTTCTCGGTTATAAAattggttgtttggtccataaaatatcagaaaacctcaaatgatgttctcaaatgtcttgttttatccacaaatcAAAAGTATTCATTCTTATTGATTTCCTtgttaatatggagcaaagaaaccagaaaatattcccatttaagaagctgaaaaaccaggGAACctgtttgaattatttaaaaaaacactcaaactgattcattCATAATTGAGGAATTGTTGCAGCCGTACAGTAGCGACAAAACGACACGAAAAATCTCATCGCATTCAGTGtggacttttcttttcttactcaAGGACACATCAACATTCTCTTGATAAAAACGGTTCTCTAAATACGTAAActctgtcatttcttttttaaaacaatcaaTCTACAGTTAAAAACAATGATTAGCTCCAGTGCTAATATCTACAAACTGTTATATTCTATTAATCTCCCATTGAATAAAACTGATAAACCAGTTGAATTCCGTACGTTTGTTGCGATCACAATTAATAAGATGCGAGTAGAAATAGTAAATTTGCGTTGAGTTTTCCTCATCTTGCATACCTGTGTTGCGTATTTGGCTTAGTGTGTGTTAGCGTTGGCTTCTGCTGGCGCTCCATGTATTTAAGTATTTACGGATATATTAAGTAGTACTGATTTAAGTACATTTAAGAGCACTGAGCCTTTAACAGACGTATGATgacgttgtgtgtttgtgtgtgcgtagCTACATAAACGTTAGCTAACTGGCTAACTACCCAGAGCTTATAATACATTAGCGTTATAATATGTGTGTTTCGTTGATAAGGCATAATTGTATCCTTACATGACATAAATGAACATCATGACATTTACATAGAGTACAAATAATATAGTAGGCGCTGCGTCATTAACGGTTCATTCTGGTCAAAACTAGCTTCTTtcgtctgtttttaaatgaagacattGTCGTTTTCTATCCAGTACCACGTAATTTAAGTTGGATTTTATGGCATAGTTTTAACCTTCAGTTACGTCATTAGCTTAAATTGTTAACCTCTTCAACAGCAGTGAGCGTCGTGAACGATAGGatctttaaatgtttgaatgtgaatattcatgaatatttacttacagagaaacactgacactgtggaGGTGTGGtgattattacattacattacatgtcatttagcagacgcttttatccaaagcgacttacaatggaatcaagtacaattagccaggggtggaatcgaacttgcgaccatgatgtctttggtacacaaggtagggtcttaaccactgagccactccaccccagaTGCTAGCAGACGCTGCTAATGAGCAAACACGAGGCAACACCTTTTGTTCACTGTATGAGACAGTGAATACGTGACATGATGCTGATGTTTTTGTCGGATTCATTTATAGCAACAGTTCATacgttgaaaaagaaaaactttcgCACCTCCACTTCACAGACTTCCTGGTCTAAATGTGTCTCTTATTCTCACTGTTGCTGCGagactttaaacacaaactaaacCGTTGTTTCCCAGAACAGTCGgcaaaattgtttttaaaaccacatgttGGTGAAAAATAATCGCCTACAAATGGCTTGAAAATGACATTCGAGTTGTTCGACTGACAATGCAGATGGTTTCTGGGTCATTTTTGACACCCTTTAACTCAGCAGTGATTCATTTGTCTCCAGCACCTCTCAGTCTATCaccacagtgaaatcattccttCCTGTCTCTGCATTAATGTTTGTCCTTCGTGGTGAATAAAAGCCCATTTTGCTGCCGCACtttaaaatatcaaacatttaCGTTCAGTTAAGCAAAAATTTGAACATAACCTTGCATTGCATCGGTAACCTGAAGgatataaaccactcactctcctgcaccaaattccatcgAGAAAATCACCATTTTTAGATCAATGGGACACaagctggtctactgctgcctcgtgtggtcagtttgtgtcactgtggtaaatccaaacaaaggatttcaaacatttgaacttactggtggaggcagcagtggatcaacaactcctgtgtcctgtgatgtaaaaagtgatggttttctcaatggactttggtgcaggagagtgagaggttcACAAACTGTCACAAACTTCAATTTTCCTGTCGGAAAAGTCTGTCCAGTGGCGAAATAAAGCCGTGAACATGATAATGTagattttttcttgttttgacatgaatttgtcaatttggaaaaaaaggggTCTTTGCTATTTAATACAGTAAAAATCTTTTAAGATCAAACTAATTTAGGAAAATAAcatgatatttttcttttacgGTTTTCAGATTTTACGataagattttaaattgaaatttctaatgatttatttaagaaTACAACATTGATATGACAAGAAGAGTTGCACTGAAAACCACATGAGAATTTAAGTCTCTGTGTGAATCCGTATGTCTAATTACAGCCGTGAAGCTCGGTCAAGGAGAAGAAGCTAAATAGCTAACGAGCTAATGAGCTCCATTTCTCACTGGTGCTGTTGGTGAGCgtatactgtaaatgtcacagtggaatgaaatattcatttgaaCAAATGTTGACTTTccatcacactgtgtttttcatgAAGTCATAAACTCTTACTCTCTGCCGTGTCGGATACGACTGTGTTTACTGTTCATCTTGTGATTATTGGGATTTGAAACGTGTCAGCGTTTACTTTCGGTGACGAAGGAAACGACACTGGAGAATTAATCTTGTCGTGCTTTCAAATGGGCCTCGTGTTTATCAGACGGGGAACTGGTTTTGAACGTGACACGCTTCACGTTCAGAAGGTAAAGTCAAGAGGACACTGTCGCTAGGCTACAGCAACGCCAATTATCTGTAAGTAACTTTTCAGAATCACGTAGCGGCGTCTTTGGAGTGCAGTGTAACAGGAAGGCGTCGAACTGTCACTCAACATAATCAGAAGTGACCCAAAAAAATGACCTCAGATCTTACgccgcttttccattatacagttctagcagaGCTGCACTTGACtcgtttgttttgctttgttgttgaCAGATTGCCggacactgattggtcagagagtgtcgtcactggaagagtcatgagcacgacctCCGACACAAGAATCCAACAATGTCGAACTGGTCtctcagttaaaaagacttaaaaatcctgaaaacacgcGTTAATCTCCAAagtttagcaaaggaaatgtctaacatctcaatatttaacagagtctGGTGTAATTAGCGTTAGCACTGCTGAGATCAGGCGATCGTGAGCCCAGTCacgaccacgttcagtggtatttcagacggagtctgtgctccagtcatgcaggaagtactgatcGATGCTGTGAACCAGGTGTGTAGAGGTGTGTAGAGTTGTGTAGAGGTGTGTAGAACTGTAACTGTATAaaggaaaagtgccattagtgtTAGCTAAATGTTACCACTCTTGAACTTGAAGGAAATTTCCACCTCAAATGTGGTCACCATGGATTCGGGGGACGCGGGGACGCAGGGACACGGGGACGTGGGGACGCGGGGACGTGGGGGACACTCTGTGCTTTTCTGAAAAACATACTAGGATTTTGTACAGGAACTCTAATTCACTCGGCCGCAGGTTTACCTCTCGTCTTCTACTTCATCGACCCCTCCTCTGTCAAACTAATTCAAACATCCCTTCGATTAGATCGATTAGAATAAATAACCCATGAACCCACTTTACGTACGCGGGGGTTAAAGCCGGGTCGCCTTGAGCTTCTCCTGTCAGCACAGATGGAGGACCTGCACGTCCCCATTCTGCCACAGAGCGCTAACACAGAGGAAGGTGAAACCGCAGAACTCTGCTAAATGACTCCGAGTGcagctgaagaagaggaggaagcagcCGCAGTGGGGAGGAGTCTGCTTGGTCCTGGTTGTGATTCTGATTTTGAGTCACAGCTCGGCCCCGATTGTACGTTATTTCCATTCTGTGCTTGTTCCACCAAAAGCTCCTCACCCCCGGCCTCAGCTCCACCTGCCTCTCCCGTCGCCAGCTGCTTCAGCCTCAGATTGACGGAGCCGTACGTCCTCTTGGGTCGAACAAACGCCACCCTGCGGCGGTACATCTCCCCCCGGCAGATGGAAACCATGAGCAGCACGGACAGGAACATCCCGCCCAGCGTCAGCAGGCCCAGACCGGCGATGATGCACTTGTCCAGGTGTGCGCCCAGCTCGGCGTAGTACATCTCCAGCTTCTCCATCTGGCGAGCCGACACCGAGTCCGGGTCGACTTTGGCCTCTCTGGGGATGGTGTAGGCGATGACGACCAGGACGATCCCGCCCACCAGGAACACCAGGGCGAAGATGAAGCCGTAGTCGGCAGAGTGGTCTTCGGGAGGATTCCGCTCGGTGAAGTCCTGTCCATCCTCGTGCTCGCCGCTGCCGACGCCGTCCTCCTCGTCGTacgactgaggacagagctcgcgatgctgctgctgaaggacgagagaagaagaacagacaTGAAACATatgaagatggagagaagaaagaaagattcATGTTACGTTCCAGTTCAAACCGGTCCGACCTTGTTGCTGCTTGAAGTTGAGGGCTGACAGATCGCCGACTCTGTCGCCTCCTGCTGGTGGATTTGCTCTTCGTCCTGCTGGAAGGACGCGTTTTCAAAGCCGTGGGCGGCGCAGCTCACTGTGGCCGACGTCTGACACGCACCTCGCCGGTCTGCTCCGCCCCTCAGCTCCCGGAGCTCTACGGCGTCGAATGAGGTCTCCATGGAAACCTGTGGGATGCGCTCATGTCTTCACCAAACTCCACATCTGTGCATCACTGAACGACAAGTGATGGGAAtgagacaaaataacacaatattaatGTGTGATAAAGCCATAATcatttattactgttattattcatcatattttgttttctatCGCTTCAACAGTTCATTCATCGCTTGTTACTAAAGTCGTGGTAAGAGTTTGAATTTCATTAAAATGATCACAGCTCTGTGTCTGAGCGTCTCCCACCAGATTAACGCAGACAGATGAATGAACTCATTTCATATGCAACAGACTCAGGTTTGCCTCActttcactctcctgcaccaaagtccacggggaaaaccagtgattttacatcacacatGTAAAGATGTGAagtttaaatgtgatattttgtgactttgctgTTTGAAATCCTTAGTTCTGcgttacctcagtgacacaaagtgaccacatgaggcagcagaggaccagcagctcctaaaatcaacgattttctctgtagactttggtgtgggagagtgagtggttcacaaacttcagtttctggtGGGAAAAGGTCATTTTGTCCCCataaatgtccccacaacatgagtaatacacCTGGGTCACAGACGTCTCACCTTGATCCCCGGTGtccttctccccctcctctcttcatcttctctctgttttgagtcagaggag
Coding sequences within:
- the tmem74b gene encoding transmembrane protein 74B isoform X2 produces the protein METSFDAVELRELRGGADRRGACQTSATVSCAAHGFENASFQQDEEQIHQQEATESAICQPSTSSSNKQHRELCPQSYDEEDGVGSGEHEDGQDFTERNPPEDHSADYGFIFALVFLVGGIVLVVIAYTIPREAKVDPDSVSARQMEKLEMYYAELGAHLDKCIIAGLGLLTLGGMFLSVLLMVSICRGEMYRRRVAFVRPKRTYGSVNLRLKQLATGEAGGAEAGGEELLVEQAQNGNNVQSGPSCDSKSESQPGPSRLLPTAAASSSSSAALGVI
- the tmem74b gene encoding transmembrane protein 74B isoform X1, whose product is METSFDAVELRELRGGADRRGACQTSATVSCAAHGFENASFQQDEEQIHQQEATESAICQPSTSSSNKQQHRELCPQSYDEEDGVGSGEHEDGQDFTERNPPEDHSADYGFIFALVFLVGGIVLVVIAYTIPREAKVDPDSVSARQMEKLEMYYAELGAHLDKCIIAGLGLLTLGGMFLSVLLMVSICRGEMYRRRVAFVRPKRTYGSVNLRLKQLATGEAGGAEAGGEELLVEQAQNGNNVQSGPSCDSKSESQPGPSRLLPTAAASSSSSAALGVI